A part of Chlorocebus sabaeus isolate Y175 chromosome 4, mChlSab1.0.hap1, whole genome shotgun sequence genomic DNA contains:
- the OTULINL gene encoding inactive ubiquitin thioesterase OTULINL, with amino-acid sequence MAAPRSPTRARERERSHAPAAGSDQVHSWTLATSQALDTVWRMAKGFVMLAVSFLVAAVCYFRRLHLYSGHKLKWWIGYLQRKFKRNLSVEAEVDLLSYCAREWKGETPRTKLMRKAYEELFWRHHIKCVRQVKRDNYDALRSVLFQIFSQGISFPSWMKEKDIVKLPEKLLFSQGCNWIQQYSFGPEKYTGSNVFGKLRKCVELLKTQWTEFNGIRDYHKRGSMCNTLFSDAILEYKLYEALKFIMLYQVTEVYEQMKTKKVIPSLFRLLFSRETSSDPLSFMMNHLNSVGDTCGLEQIDMFILGYSLEVKIKVFRLFKFNSRDFEVCYPEEPLRDWPEISLLTENDRHYHIPVF; translated from the exons ATGGCGGCGCCAAGGAGCCCCACGCGGGCAAGGGAGCGGGAGCGGTCTCACGCCCCCGCCGCAG gAAGTGACCAAGTTCACTCCTGGACGCTAGCTACAAGCCAAGCCTTAGACACTGTCTGGAGAATGGCAAAAGGCTTTGTGATGTTGGCGGTTTCATTTCTGGTGGCTGCTGTCTGCTACTTCAGGAGGCTACATTTATATTCAGGGCACAAGCTGAAATG GTGGATTGGATATCTGCAGAGAAAATtcaaaa GGAACCTCAgtgtggaggcagaggttgattTACTCAGTTACTGTGCAAGAGAATGGAAAGGAGAGACACCCCGTACCAAACTGATGAGGAAG GCTTATGAGGAGCTATTTTGGCGGCATCATATTAAATGTGTTCGACAAGTAAAGAGAGATAACTATGATGCTCTCAGATCAGTGTTATTTCAGATATTCAGCCAGGGCATCTCTTTTCCATCATggatgaaagaaaaggacattgtTAAG cttcctgaaaaactgctgttTTCACAAGGTTGTAATTGGATTCAGCAATACAGTTTTGGTCCTGAGAAGTATACAGGTTCGAATGTGTTCGGAAAATTACGGAAATGTGTGGAATTACTGAAAACACAG TGGACTGAATTTAATGGAATTAGAGATTATCACAAAAGAGGAAGTATGTGCAACACCCTTTTTTCGGATGCCATTCTGGAATATAAACTTTATGAAGCTTTAAAGTTCATCATGTTGTATCAAGTCACTGAAGTTTATGAACAAATGAAGACTAAAAAGGTCATTCCCAGTCTTTTTAGACTCCTGTTTTCCAGGGAGACATCCTCTGATCCTTTGAGCTTCATGATGAATCACCTGAATTCTGTAGGTGACACGTGTGGACTAGAGCAG ATCGATATGTTTATACTTGGATACTCCCTTGAAGTAAAGATAAAAGTGTTCAGACTGTTCAAGTTTAACTCCAGAGACTTTGAAGTCTGCTACCCAGAGGAGCCTCTCAGGGACTGGCCGGAGATCTCCCTGCTGACTGAGAACGACCGCCACTACCACATTCCAGTCTTTTAA